A window from Rhinolophus sinicus isolate RSC01 linkage group LG01, ASM3656204v1, whole genome shotgun sequence encodes these proteins:
- the CCDC195 gene encoding putative coiled-coil domain-containing protein 195 isoform X1, which yields MEANGQLLRVIQEMRAEIKKLEKENQALRMKLISSSQRSPESGGQSADEWEEDVTDLGKLGKAPGQSLATLHGGISTESAPAMQEHQGNVMIVRRYSLSSPIHSFAANDPWKAGKRQPNSDILEAQRTVKSLACSSFKKQDNEEKIFADDSFTGNNSSQRASPEHTFGCRDKIKTVGFLLPMDISSYSKNFSSLKYSPNQTTSQLSTIAE from the exons ATGGAAGCTAACGGCCAGCTCCTGAGAGTTATCCAGGAGATGCGGGCAGAGATCAAGAAGCTGGAGAAAGAGAATCAAGCTCTTCGGATGAAGCTGATTTCAAGTAGTCAGAGAAGCCCAGAGTCAGGGGGCCAATCAGCAGATGAATGGGAAGAGGACGTCACAGACCTTGGTAAGCTCGGAAAAGCACCTGGACAGTCTCTAGCAACACTTCATGGTGGTATTTCCACTGAGTCAGCACCAGCTATGCAGGAACACCAAG GTAACGTCATGATTGTTAGACGCTACTCCCTTTCCTCACCAATTCATTCATTTGCTGCAAATGATCCCTGGAAAGCTGGGAAAAGACAACCAAACAGTGACATTCTAGAAGCTCAGAGAACAGTTAAATCACTGGCATGTTCTTCATTCAAGAAGcaagacaatgaagaaaaaatttttgcAGACGATTCTTTTACCGGCAATAATTCCAGCCAAAGAGCCTCCCCTGAGCATACTTTTGGTTGCAG GGACAAGATAAAGACAGTCGGTTTCCTGTTACCCATGGACATATCTTCGTATTCCAAAAATTTCAGTTCTTTGAAATACTCACCAAATCAGACCACAAGCCAGCTAAGTACCATTGCAGAATAG
- the CCDC195 gene encoding putative coiled-coil domain-containing protein 195 isoform X2, producing MEANGQLLRVIQEMRAEIKKLEKENQALRMKLISSSQRSPESGGQSADEWEEDVTDLGNVMIVRRYSLSSPIHSFAANDPWKAGKRQPNSDILEAQRTVKSLACSSFKKQDNEEKIFADDSFTGNNSSQRASPEHTFGCRDKIKTVGFLLPMDISSYSKNFSSLKYSPNQTTSQLSTIAE from the exons ATGGAAGCTAACGGCCAGCTCCTGAGAGTTATCCAGGAGATGCGGGCAGAGATCAAGAAGCTGGAGAAAGAGAATCAAGCTCTTCGGATGAAGCTGATTTCAAGTAGTCAGAGAAGCCCAGAGTCAGGGGGCCAATCAGCAGATGAATGGGAAGAGGACGTCACAGACCTTG GTAACGTCATGATTGTTAGACGCTACTCCCTTTCCTCACCAATTCATTCATTTGCTGCAAATGATCCCTGGAAAGCTGGGAAAAGACAACCAAACAGTGACATTCTAGAAGCTCAGAGAACAGTTAAATCACTGGCATGTTCTTCATTCAAGAAGcaagacaatgaagaaaaaatttttgcAGACGATTCTTTTACCGGCAATAATTCCAGCCAAAGAGCCTCCCCTGAGCATACTTTTGGTTGCAG GGACAAGATAAAGACAGTCGGTTTCCTGTTACCCATGGACATATCTTCGTATTCCAAAAATTTCAGTTCTTTGAAATACTCACCAAATCAGACCACAAGCCAGCTAAGTACCATTGCAGAATAG